A genome region from Zootoca vivipara chromosome 11, rZooViv1.1, whole genome shotgun sequence includes the following:
- the DNAJB5 gene encoding dnaJ homolog subfamily B member 5 isoform X1: protein MPAILLFWSRVERNKESSSSSSAGTVSTTNMGKDYYKTLGIQSGANEDEIKKAYRKMALKYHPDKNKDPNAEEKFKEIAEAYDVLSDPKKRAVYDQYGEEGLKTGGGSSGTPGNTFHYTFHGDPHATFASFFGGSNPFDIFFTSGRSRVFNGFDHDDMDIDDDESGDPFSAFGRFGFNGLNGVHRRHPEPIHMRRKVQDPPVVHELKVSLEEIYHGATKRMKITRRRLNSDGRTMRTEDKILNIVIKRGWKEGTKITFPKEGDATPDNIPADIVFILKDKPHSLFRRDGTNIIYTAMISLKEALCGCTVNIPTVDGRVIPLPCNDIIKPGTVKRLRGEGLPFPKVPTQRGDLIVEFKVRFPDRIAPQTRQILKQHLPCS, encoded by the exons gaataaagagtcgtcgtcgtcgtcgtcggctGGGACCGTCTCCACCACCAACATGGGGAAGGACTACTACAAAACGCTGGGGATCCAGTCTGGAGCCAACGAAGACGAGATCAAGAAGGCCTATCGGAAGATGGCCTTGAAGTACCACCCGGATAAGAACAAGGACCCCAACGCGGAGGAGAAGTTCAAGGAGATCGCGGAGGCCTACGATGTGCTGAGCGACCCCAAGAAGCGGGCCGTCTATGACCAGTACGGGGAAGAAG GGCTCAAAACTGGTGGCGGCTCGTCGGGCACCCCTGGGAACACCTTCCACTACACCTTCCATGGGGACCCCCACGCCACCTTCGCCTCCTTCTTTGGGGGCTCCAACCCCTTTGACATCTTCTTCACCAGCGGCCGCTCCCGGGTCTTCAACGGCTTCGACCACGACGACATGGACATCGACGACGACGAGAGCGGCGACCCGTTCAGCGCCTTTGGCCGGTTTGGCTTCAACGGGCTCAATGGCGTCCACCGCCGGCACCCGGAGCCCATCCACATGCGCCGGAAGGTCCAGGACCCGCCCGTGGTCCACGAGCTCAAGGTGTCCCTGGAGGAGATCTACCACGGGGCCACCAAGCGGATGAAGATCACCCGCCGGCGGCTGAACTCGGACGGCCGGACCATGCGGACGGAGGACAAGATCCTGAACATCGTCATCAAGCGCGGCTGGAAGGAAGGCACCAAGATCACCTTCCCCAAGGAAGGAGACGCCACTCCGGACAACATCCCCGCCGACATCGTCTTCATCCTGAAGGACAAGCCCCACTCACTCTTCCGGAGGGACGGGACAAACATCATCTACACGGCCATGATCAGTCTGAAAGAG GCCTTGTGCGGCTGCACCGTCAACATTCCCACCGTGGACGGGCGCGTCATCCCGCTGCCCTGCAACGACATCATCAAGCCGGGCACCGTGAAGAGACTGCGTGGCGAAGGGCTGCCTTTCCCCAAGGTGCCCACCCAGCGCGGGGACTTGATTGTAGAGTTCAAAGTCCGCTTCCCGGACAGAATAGCCCCCCAGACCCGGCAGATCCTCAAGCAGCACCTCCCCTGCTCTTAG
- the DNAJB5 gene encoding dnaJ homolog subfamily B member 5 isoform X3 produces the protein MFRIKLEPLKMSAWAMNVFVKFRNKESSSSSSAGTVSTTNMGKDYYKTLGIQSGANEDEIKKAYRKMALKYHPDKNKDPNAEEKFKEIAEAYDVLSDPKKRAVYDQYGEEGLKTGGGSSGTPGNTFHYTFHGDPHATFASFFGGSNPFDIFFTSGRSRVFNGFDHDDMDIDDDESGDPFSAFGRFGFNGLNGVHRRHPEPIHMRRKVQDPPVVHELKVSLEEIYHGATKRMKITRRRLNSDGRTMRTEDKILNIVIKRGWKEGTKITFPKEGDATPDNIPADIVFILKDKPHSLFRRDGTNIIYTAMISLKEALCGCTVNIPTVDGRVIPLPCNDIIKPGTVKRLRGEGLPFPKVPTQRGDLIVEFKVRFPDRIAPQTRQILKQHLPCS, from the exons gaataaagagtcgtcgtcgtcgtcgtcggctGGGACCGTCTCCACCACCAACATGGGGAAGGACTACTACAAAACGCTGGGGATCCAGTCTGGAGCCAACGAAGACGAGATCAAGAAGGCCTATCGGAAGATGGCCTTGAAGTACCACCCGGATAAGAACAAGGACCCCAACGCGGAGGAGAAGTTCAAGGAGATCGCGGAGGCCTACGATGTGCTGAGCGACCCCAAGAAGCGGGCCGTCTATGACCAGTACGGGGAAGAAG GGCTCAAAACTGGTGGCGGCTCGTCGGGCACCCCTGGGAACACCTTCCACTACACCTTCCATGGGGACCCCCACGCCACCTTCGCCTCCTTCTTTGGGGGCTCCAACCCCTTTGACATCTTCTTCACCAGCGGCCGCTCCCGGGTCTTCAACGGCTTCGACCACGACGACATGGACATCGACGACGACGAGAGCGGCGACCCGTTCAGCGCCTTTGGCCGGTTTGGCTTCAACGGGCTCAATGGCGTCCACCGCCGGCACCCGGAGCCCATCCACATGCGCCGGAAGGTCCAGGACCCGCCCGTGGTCCACGAGCTCAAGGTGTCCCTGGAGGAGATCTACCACGGGGCCACCAAGCGGATGAAGATCACCCGCCGGCGGCTGAACTCGGACGGCCGGACCATGCGGACGGAGGACAAGATCCTGAACATCGTCATCAAGCGCGGCTGGAAGGAAGGCACCAAGATCACCTTCCCCAAGGAAGGAGACGCCACTCCGGACAACATCCCCGCCGACATCGTCTTCATCCTGAAGGACAAGCCCCACTCACTCTTCCGGAGGGACGGGACAAACATCATCTACACGGCCATGATCAGTCTGAAAGAG GCCTTGTGCGGCTGCACCGTCAACATTCCCACCGTGGACGGGCGCGTCATCCCGCTGCCCTGCAACGACATCATCAAGCCGGGCACCGTGAAGAGACTGCGTGGCGAAGGGCTGCCTTTCCCCAAGGTGCCCACCCAGCGCGGGGACTTGATTGTAGAGTTCAAAGTCCGCTTCCCGGACAGAATAGCCCCCCAGACCCGGCAGATCCTCAAGCAGCACCTCCCCTGCTCTTAG
- the DNAJB5 gene encoding dnaJ homolog subfamily B member 5 isoform X2, whose product MGKDYYKTLGIQSGANEDEIKKAYRKMALKYHPDKNKDPNAEEKFKEIAEAYDVLSDPKKRAVYDQYGEEGLKTGGGSSGTPGNTFHYTFHGDPHATFASFFGGSNPFDIFFTSGRSRVFNGFDHDDMDIDDDESGDPFSAFGRFGFNGLNGVHRRHPEPIHMRRKVQDPPVVHELKVSLEEIYHGATKRMKITRRRLNSDGRTMRTEDKILNIVIKRGWKEGTKITFPKEGDATPDNIPADIVFILKDKPHSLFRRDGTNIIYTAMISLKEALCGCTVNIPTVDGRVIPLPCNDIIKPGTVKRLRGEGLPFPKVPTQRGDLIVEFKVRFPDRIAPQTRQILKQHLPCS is encoded by the exons ATGGGGAAGGACTACTACAAAACGCTGGGGATCCAGTCTGGAGCCAACGAAGACGAGATCAAGAAGGCCTATCGGAAGATGGCCTTGAAGTACCACCCGGATAAGAACAAGGACCCCAACGCGGAGGAGAAGTTCAAGGAGATCGCGGAGGCCTACGATGTGCTGAGCGACCCCAAGAAGCGGGCCGTCTATGACCAGTACGGGGAAGAAG GGCTCAAAACTGGTGGCGGCTCGTCGGGCACCCCTGGGAACACCTTCCACTACACCTTCCATGGGGACCCCCACGCCACCTTCGCCTCCTTCTTTGGGGGCTCCAACCCCTTTGACATCTTCTTCACCAGCGGCCGCTCCCGGGTCTTCAACGGCTTCGACCACGACGACATGGACATCGACGACGACGAGAGCGGCGACCCGTTCAGCGCCTTTGGCCGGTTTGGCTTCAACGGGCTCAATGGCGTCCACCGCCGGCACCCGGAGCCCATCCACATGCGCCGGAAGGTCCAGGACCCGCCCGTGGTCCACGAGCTCAAGGTGTCCCTGGAGGAGATCTACCACGGGGCCACCAAGCGGATGAAGATCACCCGCCGGCGGCTGAACTCGGACGGCCGGACCATGCGGACGGAGGACAAGATCCTGAACATCGTCATCAAGCGCGGCTGGAAGGAAGGCACCAAGATCACCTTCCCCAAGGAAGGAGACGCCACTCCGGACAACATCCCCGCCGACATCGTCTTCATCCTGAAGGACAAGCCCCACTCACTCTTCCGGAGGGACGGGACAAACATCATCTACACGGCCATGATCAGTCTGAAAGAG GCCTTGTGCGGCTGCACCGTCAACATTCCCACCGTGGACGGGCGCGTCATCCCGCTGCCCTGCAACGACATCATCAAGCCGGGCACCGTGAAGAGACTGCGTGGCGAAGGGCTGCCTTTCCCCAAGGTGCCCACCCAGCGCGGGGACTTGATTGTAGAGTTCAAAGTCCGCTTCCCGGACAGAATAGCCCCCCAGACCCGGCAGATCCTCAAGCAGCACCTCCCCTGCTCTTAG